ATCAAGCCAAGGAACTAGGTGAATATATGAAGACGAAGATTGATCCATCATTAAAGCCACAATTGATCATATCATCACCATTTTATCGTTGTTTACAAACAGCTCAGCCAACCAAAATGGCTTTGGATTTACCATTGTGTGTTGATCGTGGTCTTGGTGAATGGTTTAGAGTGGAAAGAGCCACTATCCCGTACCCTGCTGATGTGGGAACTTTAAAGGAATTATTTCCTGGATTGATCAGTGATGACActgatgctgatgatggTTGGGAAAATTGTAGCATGCCAAGCCGTCATGGtgaaactgaagaagatatttttaACAGATGTAAAGAATTCTtgtctaatttttttatggAAGCAGAAAAAAAGTTCCCAGATGTGGAGAGAGTTATGTTTTTCACTCATGCTGCTACAAAGGCTGCATTGGGGATGAACCTATTAGGGTTTTCCAGTGTTAGAGATACATTAGATGATTCTGGTAAGATCCTTAACAATCCGAGTTGTTCCTTGGATAAGTATGAAGCAACTGGAGCTGGGTGGAAGATTACCATGA
Above is a genomic segment from Naumovozyma dairenensis CBS 421 chromosome 6, complete genome containing:
- the NDAI0F02710 gene encoding uncharacterized protein (similar to Saccharomyces cerevisiae YNL108C and TFC7 (YOR110W); ancestral locus Anc_2.169), which codes for MAIKVIYVARHGYRSNWVLKGPYPDPPTGIENDVPLAQHGLDQAKELGEYMKTKIDPSLKPQLIISSPFYRCLQTAQPTKMALDLPLCVDRGLGEWFRVERATIPYPADVGTLKELFPGLISDDTDADDGWENCSMPSRHGETEEDIFNRCKEFLSNFFMEAEKKFPDVERVMFFTHAATKAALGMNLLGFSSVRDTLDDSGKILNNPSCSLDKYEATGAGWKITMNGNTSYLSKGAEMNWSFQKGFREASDEDIKIRLAADAAIAAEKGAKVAATMAD